Proteins from a single region of Coraliomargarita parva:
- a CDS encoding inositol monophosphatase family protein, whose translation MVKGNSRQARAEFERQMRHRINAGRVAVQGQISFFKRQFGQVASEWKEDDTRVTFADFAISEKIFAELRRDFPEDDYCSEEMSPLDEVLSLEAPFAWLIDPIDGTNNFALGFPLCAISLALLHDGTPVYGLLYDHATDTILEGGPDYGLFRNQKKLDRNRAAADAQVMLGLHFPMQPEVMDRLQPLLSKYRGRCIGSGAMTAACVATGYLTGAIDYRVKSWDIAAAYALCLAAGVRFHFIEASPFPMKSFHPRSDYCPYYAGTESICEEIRELMG comes from the coding sequence ATGGTTAAAGGAAACAGCAGGCAGGCACGCGCAGAGTTCGAGCGGCAGATGCGCCATCGCATCAATGCCGGCCGTGTCGCCGTTCAGGGGCAGATCTCCTTTTTCAAGCGCCAGTTCGGGCAGGTCGCCAGCGAATGGAAGGAGGATGACACCCGCGTCACCTTCGCCGATTTTGCCATCTCCGAAAAGATCTTTGCCGAGCTCCGCCGTGACTTTCCCGAGGATGACTATTGCAGCGAGGAAATGAGCCCGCTGGACGAGGTACTCAGCTTGGAGGCCCCCTTCGCCTGGCTCATCGACCCCATCGATGGTACCAATAATTTCGCCCTCGGCTTTCCCCTCTGTGCCATTTCGCTCGCCCTCCTGCATGACGGTACCCCGGTCTATGGCTTACTCTACGATCACGCCACCGATACCATTCTGGAAGGCGGACCGGACTACGGCCTCTTCCGCAACCAGAAAAAACTCGACCGTAACCGCGCCGCGGCAGACGCCCAAGTCATGCTCGGGCTTCACTTTCCCATGCAGCCCGAAGTGATGGACCGCCTGCAGCCGCTTCTTTCCAAGTACCGCGGCCGCTGTATCGGTAGCGGCGCCATGACCGCAGCCTGTGTCGCCACAGGCTACCTGACCGGGGCGATCGACTACCGCGTCAAGAGCTGGGATATCGCCGCCGCCTATGCCCTCTGCCTCGCCGCCGGGGTGCGCTTTCACTTTATCGAGGCCTCTCCCTTCCCGATGAAGTCCTTCCATCCGCGCTCCGACTACTGTCCCTACTACGCAGGCACCGAATCCATCTGCGAGGAAATCAGGGAACTGATGGGCTAG